The genomic segment CTTGCGCTTGCGGCCGAGACGCTGCGCGACCTTGCGGGCCGCGCGCTGAGCGCGGTTGCCTCCGCGCCGCTCGAGCCCCCAGCCCGAACGGGCGAGGTCGAGGCCGACCGCCGGCAGCGCCGAGATCAGCGGCCAGGCGATGTAGTCCTTGACGATCTGGTCGCGCATCTTGCCGGAGATGCCCTTGAGGTCCTTGAGGGCCTCCTTGTGGGACTTCTCGCCGGCGCGGATCGCCTCGATGTCCATGTCGTGGACGGCGACGCCCCACTCGAAGAACAGCATCAGCAGCACGTTGTAGATCGGCTGCAGCAGGTAGACCGGGTGCCACGGCTGGTGCGGATCGATCCGCATGATCTCGTAGCCGAGGTCCTTGTCCTTGCCGCGGATGTTCGTGTACGTGTGGTGGACGTAGTTGTGGGAGTGCTTCCACGACTCCGCGGTCGAGGCGGTGTCCCAGTCCCACGTCGAGGAATGGATGTAGGGATCGTTCATCCAGTCCCACTGGCCGTGCAGGACGTTGTGGCCGATCTCCATGTTCTCGAGGATCTTCGCCGCTCCGAGCGTCGCGGTGCCGAGGATCCACGCCGGCTTGAACGGCGAGAAGACGAGTTCGGCTCGGGCCATGACGAGCAGACGACGATGGAGCTCGATCATGCTCGTGATGTACTTGCGGTCGCGGTCGCCGAGCTCGGCGTAGATCTCGTCGTGGAGCGCGTCGAGCTCCTCGCCGAGGGCGTCGATCTGTTCCTTCGAGAGGTGCTTGAGCGGGCTCTGGGGCTCGTCGGTGACTGTCGGCATGGGGTACGTCTCCTGGCTTTGCGGCTTAGATTCTTGAAATCTCGTGTCGGGTTGTCGGCGCGCGGTCTAGATCTCGATCTCGACCGGACCCTCGGGGGCGTGGATGCAGGTGCGGATCATCTCGTCCTCCATCCCCTTGACCTCGCCGTTGCGCATGTCTCTCACCTGCCCGGAAACGAGCTTGCAAAGACACGTGTGGCAGATTCCCTCGCGGCAGCCGTAGGGCATCTCGATCCCGGCCTCCTCGCCGACGACGAGGATCGGCTGCGAGCCGTCGGACTCGCCGGATACCTCTGACTTCGTGAAGGTGACCTCGCCGCCCTCGCCCTCCTCGCCGCCCGAGATGCGGCTCTGGAAGCGCTCCATGAACAGCAACTCCGGGTTCGCGTCGGGCTCCTCCTCCCAGTGCTCGAGCAGCGCGTCGAGCAGGTCGCCGGGACCGGAGGCGAACGTCGCGCGATCGCGCCAGTCCGGGCAGATGTCGTCGAGGTCCGAGGGCTCGATCCGCCCCTGGTCGGAATCCTCGCCGGTGATCTGGAGGTGGAGCTTGCAGCCCCCGTGCTTCTGCTCGAGGCTCTCGAGCTCCTCGAGGAAGGCGATCCCGTCACGCGTGTGGGAGGAGTGGATCAGCATCACGTCGTCGACCCGGTCGCGCCGGTCGAGCTCGCGGAGCATCGACATGATCGGGGTGATCCCGCTCCCGGCCGAGATGAACAGGAACTTCTCCGGCAGCGGCTCGGGCAGCACGAAGTCGCCCTCGACCCCGCCGAGCCGGATCAGGGCGCCCGGCTTGAGCTGCTGGACGAGGTGCGGGGAGACCTGGCCGTCCGGGACGAGCTTCGGCGTGACGCTGATCAGCTCGTCCTCCGGCTCGGAGGTCAGTGAGTAGGCGCGCCAGTGATGGACGCCGTCGATGATCACGCCGATCCGCAGGTACTGGCCGGCCTTGTGGCCCGGCCAGGCGTGCCCGGGCCGGATAACGATCGTCACCGTGTCGTCGGTCTCCCTGTCGATCCGCTCGACCCGGCCGCGCAGCTCACGCGTCGACCACAGCGGATTGATGAGCTCGACGTAGTCGTCGGGGAGCAGCGGCGTGAACAGCCAGCGCATCGCCCCGAGCGCCTTGGCGCGCACGGGGTGGACATCCGGCTTGGCTCCGCGCTCAGCCATGCGCGCCTCCGCTCTCAGAGCGGTGGTCGGTGCTTGAGAAGGTGTGCTCGATCACGTCCACAGGTAGGCCCCCGACCCGACTCCCCCAACGGCCGAAGGGATTGAAACATAACCGAAAGTGAACGCCTGTCACACCAAGGGCGTCGCGAGTTCTCATCGACTGTTGCTCGGCTGCCCTACGCTAAATGGAATGGCCGTTCGAACTCGAAGCTCCCGTCAGGCCCGTGAGCGCGAGCTCGTGCGCGTCACGAGGTCGCTGTTCGACGAGCGTGGCCTCCAGGATGCGCCGGTCGAGGAGATCGCTCGCTCCGCCGGAATCGCGCGCGGGCTGGTCTATCGCTACTTCTCCTCGAAGGAGGAGCTCTACGTCGCGACGATGCTCGACTACCTCGCCGAGCTCGACGAGGCGATGGCGAGCGAGGTCGGCGACACGACCGATCCATTCGAGCGCCTCGAGGCGTGCTGCCGCAGCTTCGCCGCCTACTGCTACCGCTACCCGGCGTTCCTCGACAGCGTCGTGACGCTGATGAAGCGCCCGGCCGCCGAGCTCAACGAGTCGATCTCGCCGGCGGTCTGGATCAACCTCGGCCAGCGGATGTCGGCATGCCTCGAGCATCTCGCGGGTGCGCTTCGCGACGGCCACGAGAAGGGCGTCCTGCGCGCCGAGGATCCGAACGGCCTCGCCAACCTCTTCTGGGCCCAGGCGATCGGGATCATGCACCTGGCGCGGATCGGCGTCGGCGTCTCGCAGACGCCCGAGGGCAACCCGGCGCTGTTCGAGATCGAGCCCGAGGCGATCGTCAAGGCCTGCATCGACAGCACGATGGCCGTCGCTCGCGCGAACGTCACCCTGCGCTAGAGCGCGCTGCGCGACCCTCGCCGCGAGGCGGCCTCGCTCAGATCAGCAGGCGGACGACGGTCACGGTGCCGACGACCGCGATGAGCCAGCGCAGGAACTCCGGCTTGAGCCGGCGGCCGAAACGCGCCCCGAGAAACCCGCCGATGATCGCGCCGACGGCGACGATGCCCGCCGCGGCCCAGGCGATCTGCGAGGTCGCTACGACGATGAACACGATTCCCGAGACCCCGTTGACGAGGCCGACGAGGACGTTCTTCAGGGCGTTGACCCGCTGGAGGTCGTCCGGGATGACGGCGCCCGCGGTGGCGATGAACATGACGCCCTGAGCGGCACCGAAGTAGCCGCCGTAGACGCCGCAGAGGAAGGTGGATATCCGGGCGAGGATGCCGCCATCGGGGTCGGGACCCGCGCCGTCGGCTCGAGCGGCGGCAAGGCGCTCGCGGCGACGCGCGACCGCGGCCGAGATCCGGGGCTGGGCGAGCACGAGGACGACCGCGCCGGCGACGAATATCGGCACCACCGCGTCGAAGGCCGACGCGGGAAGGACGAGCAGCGCGACGGCGCCGAGGATGCCGCCGGCGATCGAGCTCGCCGCGAGCTTGATCGCTCGGCCGCGCTGCCCCTTGAGCTCCTCGCGGTAGCCCCAGGCACCCGCGACGGCGCCCGGCACGAGTCCGATCCCGTTCGAGATGTTCGCGACGACCGGCGGATAGCCGACGGCCAGAAGGGTCGGGAACGTGATCAGCGTCCCGGTGCCGACGACCGCGTTGATGGCGCCGGCTCCGACCCCGGCGACGAGGACGGCGAGGATCTCGAGCGGGCTCACCGCCCCGATTATCGCCCTAGGCGGGCCGTGCCCTCGCGCTCGAACGCGAACCCGAGCCGGTGCGGGCGTGCAGGTCGGCCTCGATGTCTTCGAGGCTGCGGCCCTTCGTCTCCGTCACGAAGCGGACGGTGAAAACGAAGGCGAGCACGCCGAGCACGGCGTAGCCGAGGAAGACAGGCCCGGCCCCGAACGCATCGAGCAACGGCGGGAAGGTCTGGGAGACCGCGAAGTTCGCGCCCCAGTGGAGGAAGATCGCGACGCCCATCGCCGTTCCGCGAACGTTCAGCGGCAGGATCTCCGGCAGCAGGATCCAGACGACGACTCCCCAGGACGCGGCGAACGAGACGATGAAGGTCGCCAGACACGTCAGGGTGATGATCGCGAGCGGATCGCCCGGCGAATCCGGCGTCGCCATGAGGATGTTCGACAGCCCAAGCACGATCAGCGATCCGACCATCCCGACGAGACCCCAGAGCAGCAGCGGCTTGCGCCCCACCTTGTCGACCTTGCGGATCGCGACGATCGTCGCGACGACGTTGATGACGCCGATGATGATGTTCGCGTAGATCGCCGCCGTATCGGAGTAGCCGACCTCGGTCAGGGTCGTCGGCGCGAAGTAGATGATCGTGTTGATCCCGATCACCTGTTGGAAGACGGCGAGCCCGATCGCGACGATCAGCGCCGGGCGGACCCAGGGCGCGAAGACCTCCTTGAGGCCGTGCCCGGACTCCTCCTCCTCGACGCGATGGATCTGCTCCATCTCTTCGGTCACCTGGGCCTCGACCCGGGTCTCGGCCAGGACCCGCCGAGCGACGTCGTCCTGGCCTACGGAGACGAGCCAGCGCGGCGTCTCGGGCATGCGGAGCATCCCGAAGAACAGGACCACCGACGGCACGACCGCGAGGCCGACCATCAGGCGCCAGTTCTCAGATGGGGCGAGCGCCGCGTTGACGAGGAAGGCGATGAGGATGCCGGAGACGATCGCCATCTGGTTGAGGCCCGTGACCTTGCCGCGGATCTCCGTGGGGGCGACCTCCGAGAGGTAGAGCGGGACGATCAGGGCGGCCGCCCCGACTGCGACGCCGAGGACGATCCGGAACGCGATGAGCACGCCGGCCGACGGCGCCAGCGCGGCACCGAGCGCGCCGACCGCGAACACGACGGCGGCGATCAAGATCAGCATTCGGCGACCCAGTCGGTCCGACAACCGCCCCGCGACCGCGGCCCCGACCATCGCGCCGAGCAGCAACCCCGCCACGACGGCCCCTTCGAGGAACGGCGTCAGGTCGAACTCGGGCGTGATGTAGAGGATCGCGCCGGAGATTACGCCGGTGTCGTAGCCGAGCAACACTCCGCCGAGCGCCCCGAACAAATACACGCGCCAGTTGTCGCGCAGTCCCACCTGCTCCATCCCACCGAGCTTCTGCCCAGCGACACCCCCCGCTAATCCCGCCTCGCGCGGGCAGGTCGCGGATCATGGCCCGCCGCGGCGCCTGTGGGCGCTCGGGGAGCCCCTCTGTGCACCCGTAGGCGGGCGCTCGGGCAGTCCCCCCGGATGAGGGGGCCAACCCCATCCATGGGGCCCCGGCAGGTGCGGGCATCCATGCCCGCACAGCTCATCCGGGCGGACAACCCGAGCACCCGCCCCGGGAACGCGCGGAACTGCGAACAACGGCGCACCGAGGACACACCCGAGCGCGACGGATCGCCCCGCGTCCCTGCGCCTCGAGCGCGGGGCGATTCAGTCGCGCAATCCGCGATGGATCGTCCCAGCGTCGTCGTGCGAGAGGCGCGGGGGCGATTTCGTCGCGGTCGGCGCGGCCGATCGAAGCCGAACGTCCCAGACGTGCACTTATAAGGGCACTTCCGGGACGTTCGAGCCCTAGGGACGCCCGGCGGCAACCCCAGCCGCCCGAACTCGCTCCCCTCGGTGCCATCAGCCGCGCCGGAGACCGCCGCAGCGGCGGAGGGCTGGGCGCCACCCACCCCACGGAGCGCGGCACCCGAAGGGCCCGAAAGCCCGCCCCCCCGAGCTAAGAGAACGCCGATTCGCCGGTGAGGGCGCGGCCGAGGGTGAGGGTGTGGACCT from the Thermoleophilia bacterium SCSIO 60948 genome contains:
- a CDS encoding acyl-CoA desaturase: MPTVTDEPQSPLKHLSKEQIDALGEELDALHDEIYAELGDRDRKYITSMIELHRRLLVMARAELVFSPFKPAWILGTATLGAAKILENMEIGHNVLHGQWDWMNDPYIHSSTWDWDTASTAESWKHSHNYVHHTYTNIRGKDKDLGYEIMRIDPHQPWHPVYLLQPIYNVLLMLFFEWGVAVHDMDIEAIRAGEKSHKEALKDLKGISGKMRDQIVKDYIAWPLISALPAVGLDLARSGWGLERRGGNRAQRAARKVAQRLGRKRKPSQVAADVIASAVESGAETFWATVKANVVGNLIRNIWSNWIIFCGHFPDQTYTFSQKEVEDESRGAWYVRQMVGAANIEGSPFFHVASGNLSYQVEHHLFPDMPSTRYAEIAPRVKDICARYELPYNTGPFLQQWGMVQRTILRLAFPGGKVRPKPDAYKPPKGGISQNGHNGSSNGRVKASVNGSHKGENGSGPEQESEGVRFDMPSDD
- a CDS encoding ferredoxin reductase, whose product is MAERGAKPDVHPVRAKALGAMRWLFTPLLPDDYVELINPLWSTRELRGRVERIDRETDDTVTIVIRPGHAWPGHKAGQYLRIGVIIDGVHHWRAYSLTSEPEDELISVTPKLVPDGQVSPHLVQQLKPGALIRLGGVEGDFVLPEPLPEKFLFISAGSGITPIMSMLRELDRRDRVDDVMLIHSSHTRDGIAFLEELESLEQKHGGCKLHLQITGEDSDQGRIEPSDLDDICPDWRDRATFASGPGDLLDALLEHWEEEPDANPELLFMERFQSRISGGEEGEGGEVTFTKSEVSGESDGSQPILVVGEEAGIEMPYGCREGICHTCLCKLVSGQVRDMRNGEVKGMEDEMIRTCIHAPEGPVEIEI
- a CDS encoding TetR family transcriptional regulator, with the translated sequence MRVTRSLFDERGLQDAPVEEIARSAGIARGLVYRYFSSKEELYVATMLDYLAELDEAMASEVGDTTDPFERLEACCRSFAAYCYRYPAFLDSVVTLMKRPAAELNESISPAVWINLGQRMSACLEHLAGALRDGHEKGVLRAEDPNGLANLFWAQAIGIMHLARIGVGVSQTPEGNPALFEIEPEAIVKACIDSTMAVARANVTLR
- a CDS encoding sulfite exporter TauE/SafE family protein, yielding MSPLEILAVLVAGVGAGAINAVVGTGTLITFPTLLAVGYPPVVANISNGIGLVPGAVAGAWGYREELKGQRGRAIKLAASSIAGGILGAVALLVLPASAFDAVVPIFVAGAVVLVLAQPRISAAVARRRERLAAARADGAGPDPDGGILARISTFLCGVYGGYFGAAQGVMFIATAGAVIPDDLQRVNALKNVLVGLVNGVSGIVFIVVATSQIAWAAAGIVAVGAIIGGFLGARFGRRLKPEFLRWLIAVVGTVTVVRLLI
- a CDS encoding sugar porter family MFS transporter — its product is MEQVGLRDNWRVYLFGALGGVLLGYDTGVISGAILYITPEFDLTPFLEGAVVAGLLLGAMVGAAVAGRLSDRLGRRMLILIAAVVFAVGALGAALAPSAGVLIAFRIVLGVAVGAAALIVPLYLSEVAPTEIRGKVTGLNQMAIVSGILIAFLVNAALAPSENWRLMVGLAVVPSVVLFFGMLRMPETPRWLVSVGQDDVARRVLAETRVEAQVTEEMEQIHRVEEEESGHGLKEVFAPWVRPALIVAIGLAVFQQVIGINTIIYFAPTTLTEVGYSDTAAIYANIIIGVINVVATIVAIRKVDKVGRKPLLLWGLVGMVGSLIVLGLSNILMATPDSPGDPLAIITLTCLATFIVSFAASWGVVVWILLPEILPLNVRGTAMGVAIFLHWGANFAVSQTFPPLLDAFGAGPVFLGYAVLGVLAFVFTVRFVTETKGRSLEDIEADLHARTGSGSRSSARARPA